A genomic region of Arachis stenosperma cultivar V10309 chromosome 9, arast.V10309.gnm1.PFL2, whole genome shotgun sequence contains the following coding sequences:
- the LOC130951746 gene encoding peptidyl-prolyl cis-trans isomerase CYP21-4-like, with product MARIKPQALLQQSKRKKGPSRISATTIVFYMLILALIGFFLFATYRYWSNRSRFRSQNQLAVSEHETSYADSKKSEIPGYAVLDTSKGSIIVELNKDNSPEAVDEFIDFCQKGHFKGMLFHRVIKHYVIQAGDNQGAGATEDWNLRGKQPTSVKHEAFMLGTSKGKHTNKGFDLFITTAPIPDLNEKLIVFGRVVKGEDVVQEIEEVDTDEHYKPKVSIGILDVTLKQKI from the exons ATGGCAAGGATCAAGCCTCAGGCTCTTCTGCAACAAAGCAAAAGGAAGAAGGGGCCTTCTCGCATAAGTGCCACCACTATTGTGTTTTACATGTTGATTCTTGCCTTGATTGGGTTTTTCCTCTTCGCTACGTATAGATATTGGTCTAACAG GTCAAGATTTCGATCACagaatcaattggcagtatCAGAG CATGAAACTTCTTATGCAGACTCGAAGAAATCCGAGATACCTGGATATGCT GTTTTAGATACCTCTAAAGGCTCAATAATAGTAGAACTGAACAAGGATAATTCTCCTGAGGCTGTTGATGAATTCATTGACTTCTG TCAAAAGGGGCATTTCAAAGGGATGCTGTTTCACCGAGTAATTAAGCACTATGTGATTCAGGCCGGGGATAACCAAGGAGCAGGAGCTACTGAAGATTGGAACTTGAGGGGAAAGCAACCCACAAg TGTGAAACATGAAGCATTCATGCTTGGAACTTCCAAGGGCAAGCACACCAACAAAGGATTTGATCTTTTCATTACCACTGCACCGATACCAGATCTGAATGAGAAGCTTATTGTGTTTGGGCGAGTCGTCAAGGGAGAGGATGTTGTTCAG GAAATTGAAGAAGTGGATACAGATGAACATTACAAACCTAAAGTCTCTATTGGGATACTTGATGTCACTCTTAAACAGAAGATCTGA